The Daucus carota subsp. sativus chromosome 7, DH1 v3.0, whole genome shotgun sequence genome window below encodes:
- the LOC108194499 gene encoding non-specific lipid transfer protein GPI-anchored 2: MASAAMLFLTMMVICYYSANAQAPAGMPVQSPMAVTGVAPAAGPVGETDCTTALFGMSDCLGYVQQGSNATKPDPACCPELSGLLKNQPTCLCLLLGDTSSTFGIQIDLSRAIDLPKTCGLQLPDLSACPAAPSPSAGEAPASSGVPAYSPGGVTLGPGVAASPESANNGNGAPTIGPFGLASFLAVAVSLSL; this comes from the exons ATGGCTTCAGCAGCAATGCTATTCTTAACAATGATGGTGATATGTTACTACTCCGCGAATGCACAGGCACCTGCTGGAATGCCTGTGCAGTCGCCTATGGCAGTGACTGGCGTGGCACCGGCAGCAGGACCTGTTGGAGAAACAGATTGCACAACAGCATTGTTTGGGATGTCGGATTGTTTAGGATACGTGCAGCAAGGAAGCAATGCAACCAAGCCTGATCCGGCTTGCTGTCCAGAGCTTTCCGGGCTGTTGAAAAACCAACCAACATGTTTGTGCTTGTTGCTTGGTGATACTTCTTCCACTTTCGGCATTCAAATTGATCTCAGCAGGGCAATTGATCTGCCAAAGACCTGTGGTCTTCAACTTCCTGATCTTTCCGCGTGCCCAG CTGCTCCAAGTCCAAGTGCAGGAGAAGCTCCAGCATCAAGTGGAGTACCTGCATATTCTCCAG GTGGCGTGACACTTGGCCCAGGTGTTGCAGCCAGTCCCGAATCTGCCAACAATGGGAATGGAGCTCCGACTATCGGCCCCTTTGGCCTTGCCTCATTTCTTGCTGTTGCAGTTTCTTTGTCACTTTGA
- the LOC108194474 gene encoding protein DGS1, mitochondrial gives MERSSSPGKERAMAVWNPRSLWNNMLEKLTISDEQNDNNKFKEKISNLYKLAASTTGRRRRRRRKTYLPLPLPSVYTTDYRLKFFEGSGIFDVLEDILEYIFVNMHSIQKNLQFWQSKAEGSRGQKVYFMICERGPRAFVDGIIQLIRDCVSEGSGMQNLYYSATSHIYDRIDILTSLRFALATFLAQIYIEIDKFGDELAKDAEKSGPLLLLTVDGLFSKLEASIAHLYAPPQNGSSVDGSCSVPLRFEKLSEVMQEGSQWTGSEIKDAVELIYQNLHKLDSYLSVLVSEHQKPRKVTLYWMRYACGILGISVCSAWLLRHSKLTGSHDIEHWIREAKDSTVSFFSDHVEKPLLSIRDELFDTFRKRHKGVMELEEVKLTTNSLHRMLLAFSEQTQGQKFPDNASDQELLEIMMARYEKELMHPIQNLLKGELVRAILIQIQKLKLDIETALLELDQILRANEINFAVLAALPAFLLSLAILALIRAWLKQDTRAEGRGRIARLQRRLLIVEVEKRIMDFQTCIDKGQDEDAQCTYGLLLYSLDRLYRAVESHAKATGEWQCLRQDITDLGRPGLQTAYKLAITSRMDRVYDCLLPSLKRY, from the exons ATGGAGAGATCTTCAAGTCCCGGGAAGGAAAGAGCGATGGCTGTGTGGAACCCTAGATCGCTCTGGAACAATATGCTTGAAAAACTCACAATCTCTGATGAACagaatgataataataaattcaaGGAGAAGATATCCAATTTATACAAACTAGCTGCTTCAACTACTGGAAGAcgaaggagaagaagaagaaagacttatcttcctcttcctctgcCTTCTGTTTACACCACTGACTATCGCTT GAAGTTCTTCGAGGGGTCTGGAATTTTTGATGTTTTGGAGGACATTTTGGAGTATATCTTTGTAAACATGCATAGCATCCAAAAGAACTTACAATTTTGGCAATCTAAAGCAGAG GGATCACGTGGACAGAAAGTATATTTCATGATTTGTGAGAGAGGACCCCGTGCATTTGTTGATGGCATTATTCAGTTGATACGGGATTGTGTTTCAGAGGGTTCTGGTATGCAGAATCTCTACTATTCTGCCACTAGTCATATATACGACAGGATAGATATCTTAACAAGCTTAAGATTTGCCCTTGCAACATTTTTGGCGCAG ATTTACATAGAAATTGACAAATTTGGGGATGAGTTAGCAAAGGATGCAGAAAAGTCTGGACCTTTGTTATTGTTAACCGTGGAtggtttattttcaaaattagagGCTTCAATAGCTCATCTTTATGCTCCACCACAG AATGGGTCTTCTGTTGATGGAAGTTGTTCGGTTCCCCTAAGGTTTGAGAAACTGTCGGAAGTAATGCAGGAAGGATCTCAGTGGACTGGCAGTGAGATAAAAGATGCCGTCGAATTGATCTATCAGAACCTACACAAATTGGACTCATACTTATCGGTGCTT GTGTCAGAACATCAAAAACCGAGAAAAGTAACACTGTACTGGATGAGATATGCATGTGGCATTTTAGGCATCTCAGTCTGTTCCGCTTGGCTTCTACGACATAGCAAATTGACGGGGAGTCATGATATTGAGCATTGGATTCGTGAGGCCAAGGATTCAACTGTTAGCTTTTTTAGTGACCATGTTGAAAAGCCG CTTCTTTCCATACGAGATGAGCTTTTTGACACATTTAGAAAGAGACACAAAGGTGTTATGGAGCTTGAGGAGGTGAAGCTAACTACTAACTCTTTGCACAG AATGTTGCTGGCTTTCAGCGAGCAGACTCAAGGTCAAAAGTTTCCAGATAATGCTTCTGATCAAGAATTGCTGGAAATCATGATGGCTAG ATATGAAAAGGAGCTTATGCATCCCATTCAGAATCTTCTAAAAGGGGAGCTTGTTCGTGCTATACTTATCCAG ATTCAAAAGCTAAAACTTGATATTGAAAC GGCGTTGCTAGAATTGGACCAGATACTTAGGGCTAATGAGATAAACTTTGCAGTTCTAGCTGCTTTACCAGCTTTTCTTCTCTCCCTAGCTATCCTTGCTCTGATCCGTGCATGGCTTAAACAG GATACTAGGGCAGAAGGCAGGGGTAGAATCGCTCGACTCCAAAGGAGGCTCCTAATAGTAGAGGTTGAGAAAAGGATTATGGATTTCCAAACTTGCATTGATAAAGGACAG GATGAAGATGCTCAATGTACTTATGGATTGCTTTTGTATAGTCTAGATCGCCTATATCGAGCTGTTGAGAGTCATGCAAAGGCAACTGGAGAATGGCAATG TTTGAGGCAAGATATTACTGACTTGGGTAGACCAGGGCTCCAGACTGCATATAAGCTCGCTATAACTTCACGAATGGATCGGGTATATGATTGCTTGCTCCCTTCACTGAAACGCTATTGA
- the LOC108194545 gene encoding probable leucine-rich repeat receptor-like protein kinase At5g49770, translating to MRRRYQNLFLCHGMLKLFAVAACFICCVADSTAPLPPSPEDKACELNLTPFPYQPEGECINTPKEINAWNSVTTSICCRNALAVFVKALALRANLGKNADSLFLQNDKWENCSGPFLRQSSVSIPSCGFKNLYFNSTKCSAMSYSDMISDDFFHNASVSCSQFGYSFDRDCSTCTDAITRAKAHLLSKYQKSGNDTEGATCGVAILISLAAQRISDPLYVSDLFRCASALNIYDPGYIKLKFSLVKALLALVIAAIVLILVIVLIKHVIKNNKKDYKHVKAKEIATWSGLYRFSKAEIENAINFGNEKKCLGRGSAGTVYKGILPSGQVVAIKHIYKSNNSDTFTREVEGLSRVRHPNLVCLFGCCTEDGEQYLVYEYCSNGNLAQHLLRKDTFLTWERRVKILRDCSLGLRYLHHYIDGCIVHRDIKLTNILLTENLEPKLSDFGLAKMLGIEESKVFTDVRGTIGYMDPEYMSNAKLTCASDIYSFGIVALQLLSGQKVIELDLDARDQLTRKAKDVSMGKRPLSEIKDPRLQGNLNSVDYESILQVAVLCVARSSKGRPTIDVVFDEMDKAWKNTIAEKRSKMDLSASATSLSRSLDVMPV from the exons ATGAGAAGAAGGTACCAGAACTTGTTTTTGTGCCATGGGATGCTAAAACTCTTTGCTGTTGCAGCCTGCTTCATTTGTTGTGTAGCTGACTCTACAGCCCCTTTACCCCCTTCTCCTGAAGACAAAG CATGTGAGCTAAATTTGACCCCATTTCCTTACCAGCCAGAGGGTGAATGTATAAACACACCAAAGGAGATCAATGCATGGAACAGCGTGACTACATCCATTTGTTGCAGAAATGCATTGGCAGTTTTTGTGAAGGCATTGGCCTTAAGAGCGAACCTCGGTAAAAATGCAGACTCTCTCTTCCTTCAAAATGACAAGTGGGAGAACTGTAGCGGTCCATTCTTGAGACAATCCTCTGTCTCTATACCTTCTTGTGGCTTCAAAAATCTATACTTCAACAGTACTAAATGTTCTGCAATGTCATATTCTGACATGATAAGCGATGATTTCTTTCACAATGCTTCAGTAAGTTGTTCTCAGTTTGGATATTCATTCGACAGAGATTGCAGCACGTGCACGGATGCTATAACACGTGCCAAAGCTCACTTGTTAAGTAAGTATCAAAAATCTGGAAATGATACAGAGGGAGCTACATGTGGTGTGGCGATATTAATTTCCCTTGCAGCACAGAGAATAAGTGATCCCTTGTATGTCAGTGATCTATTTAGATGTGCATCTGCTCTAAATATATATG ATCCAGGTTATATCAAACTCAAAT TTTCTCTGGTGAAAGCTCTCTTGGCTCTTGTCATAGCGGCCATTGTTCTTATCTTGGTCATCGTTCTGATAAAACACGTAATCAAGAACAATAAAAAGGATTACAAACATGTGAAAGCCAAGGAGATTGCAACATGGTCTGGACTCTACAGATTTTCCAAGGCAGAGATTGAGAATGCAATTAACTTTGGCAATGAAAAGAAATGCCTAGGTCGCGGAAGTGCTGGAACTGTTTACAAGGGGATTTTACCAAGTGGACAAGTTGTGGCCATCAAGCATATATACAAGAGCAACAATTCAGACACATTTACGCGTGAAGTAGAAGGTCTTTCAAGAGTTCGACATCCAAATCTTGTTTGTCTTTTTGGCTGCTGCACTGAGGATGGAGAACAGTACCTGGTTTATGAATATTGCTCAAACGGAAACCTGGCTCAACACCTTCTTA GGAAAGATACATTTCTTACATGGGAAAGAAGGGTAAAAATATTGAGGGATTGTTCACTTGGACTAAGATATCTTCATCATTACATCGACGGATGCATTGTTCATAGAGATATCAAG CTGACAAACATCCTATTGACTGAGAACTTGGAACCTAAACTCTCTGATTTCGGGTTGGCAAAAATGTTGGGCATTGAGGAGAGCAAGGTATTCACTGATGTCAGAGGAACCATAGGATATATGGATCCTGAGTACATGAGCAACGCCAAGTTAACTTGTGCCAGTGATATCTATAGTTTCGGCATCGTAGCCCTCCAACTTCTTTCTGGACAAAAAGTCATCGAGCTTGATCTTGATGCAAGAGACCAGCTTACACGAAAG GCGAAGGATGTGAGTATGGGGAAACGGCCATTATCTGAGATCAAAGACCCGAGGCTACAGGGAAATCTCAACAGTGTGGACTACGAATCAATTTTACAAGTCGCGGTACTGTGTGTTGCTAGATCAAGCAAAGGCCGACCTACAATCGATGTCGTTTTTGATGAAATGGATAAAGCCTGGAAAAACACTATCGCAGAAAAG AGATCAAAGATGGATCTGAGCGCATCAGCAACTTCCCTGTCGAGATCACTGGACGTGATGCCGGTTTAA